In Leishmania major strain Friedlin complete genome, chromosome 12, one genomic interval encodes:
- a CDS encoding putative surface antigen protein, with translation MAQCVRRLVLAATLAAAVALLLCTSSAPVARAAGTGDFTEEQQTNTLAVLQAFGRAIPELEKKWTGNDFCSWDHVACVSVNVFVSLDVSTYAGTLPEMPVGVDYRHVMIRDLGFWNMPLLSGTLPDSWSKLEKLTFLTLLGNKVSGTLPASWHSMTSLESLSIEKCESISGALPPQWSSMKSLSFLNLDGAKVSGSLPPQWSSMKSLRTLDLGDTQVSGSLPPQWSSMTLLSFLNLDGAKVSGALPPQWSSMTLLAVLDVQGTQVSGTLPPQWSSMKSLSVLNLRGTSISGSVPPQWSSMTSLAVLDVQGTQVSGTLPPQWSLMTSLTSLDVQGTQVSGSVPPQWSSMTSLTALNLRGTQVSGTLPPQWSSMTSLTSLDVQGTQVSGTLPPQWSSMTSLAALDVQGTQVSGTLPPQWSSMRRLTHLLLTDTLLSGTLPAEWSALQSLVTLQLSSSKVSGTLPPQWSGMSKAQSLQLQDCDLSGSLPSSWSAIPMLAFVSLKGNKFCGCVPDSWDQKAGLVVDIEDKHKGSDCTTDRVCPTAPETECEVDGCEVCEGDSAARCARCREDYFLTDERTCLMHNDGGVAAVSSGVAAAAVVCVAVLFSVGLAA, from the coding sequence atggcgcagtgcgtgcgtcggctggtgctggcggcgacgctcgccgctgcggtggcgctgctgctgtgcacgagcagtgcgccggtggcgcgtgctgctgggaCGGGCGACTTCACTGAGGAGCAGCAGACGaacacgctggcggtgctgcaggcgtttgGGCGTGCGATCCCTGAGCTTGAGAAGAAGTGGACGGGCAACGACTTCTGCTCGTGGGACCACGTAGCGTGCGTGTCAGTCAACGTCTTCGTAAGTCTCGATGTTTCGACGTatgccggcacgctgccggagatgcCTGTGGGCGTCGACTACAGGCACGTCATGATCCGGGACCTGGGGTTCTGGAATATGCCACTGCTGAGCGGGACGCTGCCGGACAGCTGGAGCAAGCTGGAAAAACTGACTTTCCTTACGTTGTTGGGCAACAAAGTGAGCGGTACGCTGCCCGCCTCATGGCACTCGATGACATCTTTGGAGTCGTTGTCGATTGAAAAGTGTGAAAGCATCtccggcgcgctgccgccccagtggagctcGATGAAATCGCTGAGTTTTCTCAATCTGGATGGCGCGAAGGTCTCCGGCAGTCTGCCTCCTCAGTGGAGCTCGATGAAATCGCTGAGAACTCTCGATCTCGGGGatactcaggtctccggcagtCTGCCTCCTCAGTGGAGCTCGATGACATTGCTAAGTTTTCTCAATCTGGATGGCGCGAAGGTCtccggcgcgctgccgccccagtggagctcGATGACATTGCTCGCCGTTCTCGATGTGCAGGGcactcaggtctccggcacgctgccgccccagtggagctcGATGAAATCGCTGAGTGTTCTCAATCTGCGGGGCACAAGCATCTCCGGCAGTGTGCCCCCCCAGTGGAGCTCGATGACATCGCTCGCCGTTCTCGATGTGCAGGGcactcaggtctccggcacgctgccgccccagtggagctTGATGACATCGCTCACTTCTCTCGATGTGCAGGGcactcaggtctccggcagtGTGCCCCCCCAGTGGAGCTCGATGACATCGCTGACGGCTCTCAATCTGCGGGGcactcaggtctccggcacgctgccgccccagtggagctcGATGACATCGCTCACTTCTCTCGATGTGCAGGGcactcaggtctccggcacgctgccgccccagtggagctcGATGACATCGCTCGCCGCTCTCGATGTGCAGGGcactcaggtctccggcacgctgccgccccagtggagctcGATGAGAAGGCTTACACATCTGCTGCTCACCGATACTTTGTTGTCCGGCACGCTTCCTGCTGAGTGGAgtgcgctgcagtcgctTGTTACGCTTCAGCTGTCCAGCAGTaaggtctccggcacgctgccgccccagtggagtGGGATGTCGAAGGCCCAgtccctgcagctgcaggactGCGACCTGTCCGGCAGTCTGCCCTCTTCATGGTCTGCGATACCGATGCTGGCTTTCGTCTCCCTTAAGGGCAACAAGTTCTGCGGTTGTGTGCCTGACTCGTGGGATCAGAAGGCTGGTCTTGTTGTGGACATCGAGGACAAgcacaagggcagcgactgcaCGACCGATAGGGTGTGCCCGACTGCACCAGAGACGGAGTgcgaggtggatgggtgtgaggtgtgcgagggggaCTCCGCTGCGAGGTGCGCCAGGTGCCGTGAGGACTACTTTCTGACGGACGAGAGGACGTGCCTGATGCACAacgatggcggtgttgctgctgtgtcgagcggagtggcggcagcagctgttgtgtgcgtggctgtgctgttcagcgtggggctggcggcgtga
- a CDS encoding putative surface antigen protein 2: MAQCVRRLVLAATLAAAVALLLCTSSAPVARAAGTGDFTAAQRTNTLAVLQAFGRAIPELGEKWAGNDFCSWEFIVCNVIGVNVRGISPTYAGTLPEMPVNVDYRHVVIKQLDFSEMGPGLSGTLPDSWSKLEGLTSLKLSGNKVSGALPASWHSMTSLESLSIEKCESISGALPPQWSSMTSLSVLNLRGTGISGALPPQWRWMRKLTDVLLADTLLSGTLPPEWGSMSSLAYLHLYLTQVSGTLPPEWSGMSEAAYFWLNNCDLSGSLPPEWSSMPKLRGMSLSGNHFCGCVPDSWADRGGLVVDIEDKHKGSDCTTDRVCPTAPETECEVDGCEVCEGDSAARCARCREDYFLTDERTCLMHNDGGVAAVSSGVAAAAVVCVAVLFSVGLAA; the protein is encoded by the coding sequence atggcgcagtgcgtgcgtcggctggtgctggcggcgacgctcgccgctgcggtggcgctgctgctgtgcacgagcagtgcgccggtggcgcgtgctgctgggaCGGGCGACTtcactgcggcgcagcggacgaacacgctggcggtgctgcaggcgtttgGGCGTGCGATCCCTGAGCTTGGGGAGAAGTGGGCGGGCAACGACTTCTGCTCATGGGAGTTCATCGTGTGTAATGTTATAGGTGTGAACGTACGGGGAATCAGTCCGACGTatgccggcacgctgccggagatgcCTGTGAACGTCGACTACAGGCACGTCGTGATCAAGCAGCTCGACTTTTCCGAAATGGGGCCGGGGCTGAGCGGGACGCTGCCGGACAGCTGGAGCAAGCTGGAAGGACTGACTTCCCTTAAGTTGTCGGGCAACAAAGTGAGCGGTGCGCTGCCCGCCTCATGGCACTCGATGACATCTTTGGAGTCGTTGTCGATTGAAAAGTGTGAAAGCATCtccggcgcgctgccgccccagtggagctcGATGACATCGCTGAGTGTTCTCAATCTGCGGGGCACAGGCATCtccggcgcgctgccgccccagtggaggTGGATGAGAAAGCTTACAGATGTGCTGCTCGCTGATACGTTGTTGTCcgggacgctgccgcccgaaTGGGGTTCTATGAGCAGCCTGGCGTACCTTCACCTTTATCttactcaggtctccggcacgctgccgcccgagtgGAGTGGGATGTCGGAGGCCGCATACTTCTGGCTGAACAACTGCGACCTGtccggcagtctgccgccCGAGTGGTCGTCGATGCCAAAGCTGCGCGGTATGTCACTGAGCGGCAACCACttctgcgggtgtgtgccggACTCGTGGGCCGACAGAGGTGGTCTTGTTGTGGACATCGAGGACAAgcacaagggcagcgactgcaCGACCGATAGGGTGTGCCCGACTGCACCAGAGACGGAGTgcgaggtggatgggtgtgaggtgtgcgagggggaCTCCGCTGCGAGGTGCGCCAGGTGCCGTGAGGACTACTTCCTGACGGACGAGAGGACGTGCCTGATGCACAacgatggcggtgttgctgctgtgtcgagcggagtggcagcagcagctgttgtgtgcgtggctgtgctgttcagcgtggggctggcggcgtga
- a CDS encoding promastigote surface antigen protein 2 PSA2 — MAQCVRRLVLAATLAAAVALLLCTSSAPVARAAGTGDFTAAQRTNTLAVLQAFGRAIPKLGEKWAGNDFCSWEAVLCNAPDVYVSGISPTYAGTLPEMPVNVDYRHVVIKQLDFSEMGPGLSGTLPASWHSMTSLESLSIEKCESISGSVPPEWGSMTSLSVLNLRGTGISGTLPPQWSGMSKARSLQLQDCDLSGSLPSSWSAIPMLASVSLNGNKFCGCVPDSWDQKAGLVVDIEDKHKGSDCLAAKDCTTTTTKPSATTATTPNLTNFPPTPRTTTEPLTTTSTEAPAEPTTTTEAPAEPTTTATPTNTPTPAPETECEVDGCEVCEGDSAARCARCREDYFLTDEKTCLKHNDGGVAAVSSGVAAAAVVCVAVLFSVGLAA; from the coding sequence atggcgcagtgcgtgcgtcggctggtgctggcggcgacgctcgccgctgcggtggcgctgctgctgtgcacgagcagtgcgccggtggcgcgtgctgctgggaCGGGCGACTtcactgcggcgcagcggacgaacacgctggcggtgctgcaggcgtttgGGCGTGCGATCCCTAAGCTTGGGGAGAAGTGGGCGGGCAACGACTTCTGCTCGTGGGAGGCCGTCTTGTGCAATGCGCCGGACGTGTACGTGTCGGGAATCAGTCCGACGTatgccggcacgctgccggagatgcCTGTGAACGTCGACTACAGGCACGTCGTGATCAAGCAGCTCGACTTTTCCGAAATGGGGCCGGGGCTGAGCGGGACGCTGCCCGCCTCATGGCACTCGATGACATCTTTGGAGTCGTTGTCGATTGAAAAGTGTGAAAGCATCTCCGGCAGTGTGCCCCCCGAGTGGGGCTCGATGACATCGCTGAGTGTTCTCAATCTGCGGGGCACAGgcatctccggcacgctgccgccccagtggagtGGGATGTCGAAGGCCCGgtccctgcagctgcaggactGCGACCTGTCCGGCAGTCTGCCCTCTTCGTGGTCTGCGATACCGATGCTGGCTTCCGTCTCTCTTAATGGCAACAAGttctgcgggtgtgtgccggACTCGTGGGATCAGAAGGCTGGTCTTGTTGTGGACATCGAGGACAAgcacaagggcagcgactgctTGGCTGCTAAGGACTgcacaacgaccaccactaagccCTCCGCCACGACAGCGACCACCCCGAACCTCACTAACTTTCCCCCTACGCCGAGGACCACGACTGAGCCGCTTACCACAACCAGCACTGAGGCACCGGCTGAACCCACAACCACCACTGAGGCACCGGCTGAACCCACGACCACTGCTACCCCAACAAACACGCCGACTCCTGCACCAGAGACGGAGTgcgaggtggatgggtgtgaggtgtgcgagggggactccgctgcgaggtgcgcgaggtgccgtGAGGACTACTTCCTGACGGACGAGAAGACGTGCCTGAAGCACAacgatggcggtgttgctgctgtgtcgagcggagtggcagcagcagctgttgtgtgcgtggctgtgctgttcagcgtggggctggcggcgtga
- a CDS encoding promastigote surface antigen protein 2 PSA2, with translation MAQCVRRLVLAATLAAAVALLLCTSSAPVARAAGTGDFTAAQRTNTLAVLQAFGRAIPKLGEKWAGNDFCSWEAVLCNAPDVYVSGISPTYAGTLPEMPVNVDYRHVVIKQLDFSEMGPGLSGTLPASWHSMTSLESLSIEKCESISGSVPPEWGSMTSLSVLNLRGTGISGTLPPQWSGMSKARSLQLQDCDLSGSLPSSWSAIPMLASVSLKGNKFCGCVPDSWDQKAGLVVDIEDKHKGSDCLAAKDCTTTTTKPSATTATTPNLTNFPPTPRTTTEPLTTTSTEAPAEPTTTTEAPAEPTTTATPTNTPTPAPETECEVDGCEVCEGDSAARCARCREDYFLTDEKTCLKHNDGGVAAVSSGVAAAAVVCVAVLFSVGLAA, from the coding sequence atggcgcagtgcgtgcgtcggttggtgctggcggcgacgctcgccgctgcggtggcgctgctgctgtgcacgagcagtgcgccggtggcgcgtgctgctgggaCGGGCGACTtcactgcggcgcagcggacgaacacgctggcggtgctgcaggcgtttgGGCGTGCGATCCCTAAGCTTGGGGAGAAGTGGGCGGGCAACGACTTCTGCTCGTGGGAGGCCGTCTTGTGCAATGCGCCGGACGTGTACGTGTCGGGAATCAGTCCGACGTatgccggcacgctgccggagatgcCTGTGAACGTCGACTACAGGCACGTCGTGATCAAGCAGCTCGACTTTTCCGAAATGGGGCCGGGGCTGAGCGGGACGCTGCCCGCCTCATGGCACTCGATGACATCTTTGGAGTCGTTGTCGATTGAAAAGTGTGAAAGCATCTCCGGCAGTGTGCCCCCCGAGTGGGGCTCGATGACATCGCTGAGTGTTCTCAATCTGCGGGGCACAGgcatctccggcacgctgccgccccagtggagtGGGATGTCGAAGGCCCGgtccctgcagctgcaggactGCGACCTGTCCGGCAGTCTGCCCTCTTCGTGGTCTGCGATACCGATGCTGGCTTCCGTCTCTCTTAAGGGCAACAAGttctgcgggtgtgtgccggACTCGTGGGATCAGAAGGCTGGTCTTGTTGTGGACATCGAGGACAAgcacaagggcagcgactgctTGGCTGCTAAGGACTgcacaacgaccaccactaagccCTCCGCCACGACAGCGACCACCCCGAACCTCACTAACTTTCCCCCTACGCCGAGGACCACGACTGAGCCGCTTACCACAACCAGCACTGAGGCACCGGCTGAACCCACAACCACCACTGAGGCACCGGCTGAACCCACGACCACTGCTACCCCAACAAACACGCCGACTCCTGCACCAGAGACGGAGTgcgaggtggatgggtgtgaggtgtgcgagggggactccgctgcgaggtgcgcgaggtgccgtGAGGACTACTTCCTGACGGACGAGAAGACGTGCCTGAAGCACAacgatggcggtgttgctgctgtgtcgagcggagtggcagcagcagctgttgtgtgcgtggctgtgctgttcagcgtggggctggcggcgtga
- a CDS encoding putative surface antigen protein, protein MAQCVRRLVLAATLAAAVALLLCTSSAPVARADGTGNFTEEQRTHTLAVLQAFGRAIPELEKKWTGNDFCSWDHVACVSVNVFVGLNVSTYAGTLPEIPVNVDYRHVMIRDLGFWNMPLLSGTLPDSWSQLGGLLSVTLSGCGVSGTLPASWGLMVRLRELTVRDCRHLTGSLPSLWSWLPNLQKLVLRQLQLSGTLPAEWSRVTSLLELEIVAAGDITGTLPPEWSSIKSLRTLNLEGTQVSGTLPPGWSEMKSLTNLELEGTQVSGTLPPGWSSIKSLRTLNLEGTQVSGSLPPEWVSMASLRTLNLEGTQVSGTLPPGWSEMKSLTSLELEGTQVSGTLPPRWSEMKSLRTLNLEGTQVSGSLPPQWVSMASLRTLNLEGTQVSGSLPPEWVSMASLRTLNLEGTQVSGTLPPGWSEMKSLTSLELEGTQVSGTLPPRWSEMKSLRTLNLEGTQVSGSLPPEWVSMASLRTLNLEGTQVSGTLPPGWSEMKSLTSLELEGTQVSGTLPPRWSEMKSLRTLNLEGTQVSGSLPPEWVSMASLRTLNLEGTQVSGTLPPGWSEMKSLTSLELEGTQVSGTLPPRWSEMKSLRTLNLEGTQVSGALPPGWGEMKSLTNLYLEGTQLSGSLPTEWRGMKSLTNLYLEGTQVSGSLPPQWSSLTSLRTLDLEGTQVSGRLPPEWSRMLSAENLQLEHCDLSGSLPPEWSAMPRLRLVGLRGNHFCGCVPDSWGKNAGLLVRIEDEHKGRDCRLGNDCRTTEPTTTATPTNTPTPAPAP, encoded by the coding sequence atggcgcagtgcgtgcgtcggctggtgctggcggcgacgctcgccgctgcggtggcgctgctgctgtgcacgagcagtgcgccggtggcgcgtgctGATGGGACGGGCAACTTCACTGAGGAGCAGCGGACgcacacgctggcggtgctgcaggcgtttgGGCGTGCGATCCCTGAGCTTGAGAAGAAGTGGACGGGCAACGACTTCTGCTCGTGGGACCACGTAGCGTGCGTGTCAGTCAACGTCTTCGTAGGTCTCAATGTTTCGACGTatgccggcacgctgccggagaTACCTGTGAACGTCGACTACAGGCACGTCATGATCCGGGACCTGGGGTTCTGGAATATGCCACTGCTGAGCGGGACGCTGCCGGACAGCTGGAGCCAACTGGGAGGACTGCTCTCCGTTACGTTGTCGGGCTGCGGCGTGAGCGGTACACTGCCCGCCTCATGGGGCTTGATGGTTCGTTTACGTGAATTGACTGTGAGAGATTGCAGGCACCTCACCGGCAGCCTGCCTTCTTTGTGGAGCTGGCTGCCTAATTTACAGAAGCTGGTGCTGAGGCAACTGCAGCTGAGCGGTACGCTGCCGGCTGAGTGGAGCCGGGTGACGTCACTGCTTGAGCTGGAGATCGTTGCTGCAGGCGACAtcaccggcacgctgccgcccgagtgGAGCTCGATAAAATCGCTGAGAACTCTTAatctggagggtactcaggtctccggcacacTGCCCCCGGGATGGAGTGAGATGAAATCGCTGACCAATCTCGAgctggagggtactcaggtctccggcacgctgcccccAGGATGGAGCTCGATAAAATCGCTGAGAACTCTTAatctggagggtactcaggtctcAGGCAGTCTGCCGCCCGAGTGGGTCTCGATGGCATCGCTGAGAACTCTTAatctggagggtactcaggtctccggcacacTGCCCCCGGGATGGAGTGAGATGAAATCGCTGACCAGTCTCGAgctggagggtactcaggtctccggcacgctgcccccAAGATGGAGTGAGATGAAATCGCTGAGAACTCTTAatctggagggtactcaggtctccggcagtctgccgccccagtgggTCTCGATGGCATCGCTGAGAACTCTTAatctggagggtactcaggtctcAGGCAGTCTGCCGCCCGAGTGGGTCTCGATGGCATCGCTGAGAACTCTTAatctggagggtactcaggtctccggcacacTGCCCCCGGGATGGAGTGAGATGAAATCGCTGACCAGTCTCGAgctggagggtactcaggtctccggcacgctgcccccAAGATGGAGTGAGATGAAATCGCTGAGAACTCTTAatctggagggtactcaggtctcAGGCAGTCTGCCGCCCGAGTGGGTCTCGATGGCATCGCTGAGAACTCTTAatctggagggtactcaggtctccggcacacTGCCCCCGGGATGGAGTGAGATGAAATCGCTGACCAGTCTCGAgctggagggtactcaggtctccggcacgctgcccccAAGATGGAGTGAGATGAAATCGCTGAGAACTCTTAatctggagggtactcaggtctcAGGCAGTCTGCCGCCCGAGTGGGTCTCGATGGCATCGCTGAGAACTCTTAatctggagggtactcaggtctccggcacacTGCCCCCGGGATGGAGTGAGATGAAATCGCTGACCAGTCTCGAgctggagggtactcaggtctccggcacgctgcccccAAGATGGAGTGAGATGAAATCGCTGAGAACTCTTAatctggagggtactcaggtctccggcgCGCTGCCCCCAGGATGGGGTGAGATGAAATCGCTGACCAATCTCTatctggagggtactcagCTCTCCGGCAGTCTGCCCACGGAATGGAGAGGGATGAAATCGCTGACCAATCTCTatctggagggtactcaggtctccggcagtctgccgccccagtggagctcACTGACATCGCTGAGAACCCTTGatctggagggtactcaggtctccggcaggCTGCCGCCCGAGTGGAGCAGGATGTTGAGTGCCGAGaacctgcagctggagcacTGCGACCTGtccggcagtctgccgccCGAGTGGTCTGCGATGCCAAGGCTGCGTCTTGTCGGACTGAGGGGCAACCACttctgcgggtgtgtgccggACTCGTGGGGCAAGAATGCTGGTCTCCTTGTAAGAATCGAGGACGAGCACAAGGGCAGGGACTGCAGGCTCGGTAACGACTGCCGCACGACTgaacccaccaccactgctaCCCCAACAAACACGCCTACTCCTGCGCCCGCTCCTTAG
- a CDS encoding putative surface antigen protein 2, whose translation MAQCVRRLVLAATLAAAVALLLCTSSAPVARATVTNDFTEEQRTNTLAVLQAFGRAIPKLGEKWAGNDFCSWEFIRCTQRAVYVRVISTTYAGTLPEMPVNVDYRHVMIRELYIWNMPLLSGTLPDSWSKLEGLTSLTLSGCGVSGTLPASWHSMKLFSYLLIQESGGIIGTLPPEWSWLPNLQTLRLRRLKLSGTLPAEWSSWKSLSNVFLDDTPITGLLPPEWGSLERIQQLVLRKLKITGPLPPQWSLMKVLRVLDLDSTKVSGTLPAEWSRMSTAAYFWLNNCDLSGTLPPQWSSMPYLRGVSLKGNRFCGCVPESWANKADLAVEIEDKHKGSDCLAGKDCTTTTTKLPTTTTTTTKPPTTTTTTTKPPTTTTTTTKPPTTTTTTTKPPTTTTTTTKPPTTTTTTTKPPTTTTTTTKPPITTATTTKPPTTTTTTTKPPTTITSTTKLPTTTTTEAPAEPTTTATPTNTPTPAPETECEVDGCEVCEGDSAARCARCREDYFLTDERTCLVYCDGGVAAVSSGVAAAAVVCVAVLFSVGLAA comes from the coding sequence atggcgcagtgcgtgcgtcggctggtgctggcggcgacgctcgccgctgcggtggcgctgctgctgtgcacgagcagtgcgccggtggcgcgtgctACTGTGACGAACGACTTCACTGAGGAGCAGCGGACAaacacgctggcggtgctgcaggcgtttgGGCGTGCGATCCCTAAGCTTGGGGAGAAGTGGGCGGGCAACGACTTCTGCTCGTGGGAGTTCATCAGGTGTACTCAGAGGGCAGTGTACGTACGGGTAATCAGTACGACGTatgccggcacgctgccggagatgcCTGTGAACGTCGACTACAGGCACGTCATGATCCGGGAGCTGTATATCTGGAATATGCCACTGCTGAGCGGGACGCTGCCGGACAGCTGGAGCAAGCTGGAAGGACTGACTTCCCTTACGTTGTCGGGCTGCGGCGTGAGCGGTACACTGCCCGCCTCATGGCACTCGATGAAGCTGTTTTCATATTTGTTAATTCAAGAATCTGGCGGCATCatcggcacgctgccgcccgagtgGAGCTGGCTGCCTAATTTACAGACTCTGCGGCTAAGGCGACTAAAACTGAGCGGTACGCTGCCTGCGGAGTGGAGCTCTTGGAAATCACTGTCGAACGTCTTTCTTGACGACACGCCGATCACAGGCTTGTTGCCCCCGGAGTGGGGCTCGCTGGAGAGAATACAGCAGCTGGTTTTACGGAAATTGAAGATTACcggccctctccctcctcagTGGAGCCTAATGAAGGTATTGCGGGTTCTAGATCTGGATAGCACGAAGGTatccggcacgctgccggccgAGTGGAGTCGGATGTCGACGGCTGCATACTTCTGGCTGAACAACTGCGACCtgtccggcacgctgccgccccagtggtCGTCGATGCCATACCTGCGCGGCGTCTCACTGAAGGGCAACCGCttctgcgggtgtgtgccggAGTCGTGGGCCAACAAGGCTGATCTTGCTGTGGAAATCGAGGACAAgcacaagggcagcgactgctTGGCTGGTAAGGACTgcacaacgaccaccactaagctccccaccacgacaacgaccaccacaaaaccccccaccacgacaacgaccaccactaagccccccaccacgaccacgaccaccacaaaaccccccaccacgacaacgaccaccactaagccccccaccacgacaacaACCACCACAAaaccccccaccacgacaacgaccaccacaaaaccccccaccacgaccacgaccaccactaagccCCCTATCACGACAGCGACCACCACTAAACCCCCTaccacgaccacgaccaccactaagccgCCGACCACGATAACGAGCACTACTAAGCTGCCCACCACAACCACCACTGAGGCACCGGCTGAACCCACGACCACTGCTACCCCAACAAACACGCCGACTCCTGCACCAGAGACGGAGTgcgaggtggatgggtgtgaggtgtgcgagggggactccgctgcgaggtgcgcgaggtgccgtGAGGACTACTTCCTGACGGACGAGAGGACGTGCCTGGTGTActgcgatggcggtgttgctgctgtgtcgagcggagtggcggcagcagctgttgtgtgcgtggctgtgctgttcagcgtggggctggcggcgtga